One window from the genome of Motilibacter peucedani encodes:
- a CDS encoding catalase, which yields MPPKPHQDQSAPAKVSPTGATERSLPLVRDARSQSGDHLTTANGLRVDDTDHSLKAGRRGPSLLEDFHLREKITHFDHERIPERVVHARGAAAHGVFTSYGSAASATKAGFLAEKGKQTPVFVRFSTVLGSRGSADTVRDTRGFAVKFYTDEGTFDLVGNNMPVFFIQDAIKFPDVIHAGKPHPDREIPQAQSAHDTFWDFVSLHTEATHHVFWNMSDRGIPRSYRTMEGFGVHTFRLENAAGETVLAKWHWKPVAGVHSLVWEEAQITAGMDPDFHRRDMADGIENGAFLEWELGLQLLPDTPDEMFEGIDLLDPTKIVPEELAPVQLVGRMTLNANPTNYFAETEQVAFHLGNLVPGIQVTNDPLLQGRLFSYLDTQLTRLGGPNFTQLPINRPHADVNDNLRDGMHQTAVHTGLAPYLPNSVDGGGPRTADASEGAYVTLPTPTTGEKVRGAAVSFDDHFTQARLFYVSLTPLEQDHVVEAFTFELAKVFEKGIRERMLANLARVDTALAGRVAVGLGLPVPEAVDLPEVAPSPALSQISPVPGPVAGRVVGVVAGPGADLAGIASLRDALAAQGAVLRIISPVAGELADGTHVEIVDRALYATRSVEFDAVVVAGGAGSLRHPKLDVLLQEAFRHLKPLGAWGDGALVLRAAGVAPEAAGVLTADEAGAGFAEQLVTALGLHRVWDRAPQVVPQPAP from the coding sequence TTGCCCCCCAAGCCCCACCAGGACCAGTCAGCCCCCGCCAAGGTGAGCCCCACCGGCGCCACGGAGCGGTCCCTGCCGCTGGTCCGCGACGCCCGCTCGCAGAGCGGTGACCACCTGACCACCGCGAACGGCCTGCGCGTCGACGACACCGACCACTCGCTGAAGGCGGGGCGACGCGGTCCCAGCCTGCTCGAGGACTTCCACCTGCGCGAGAAGATCACGCACTTCGACCACGAGCGCATCCCTGAGCGCGTGGTCCACGCGCGGGGTGCCGCCGCTCACGGCGTCTTCACGTCCTACGGCAGCGCGGCCAGCGCCACGAAGGCCGGTTTCCTGGCCGAGAAGGGCAAGCAGACGCCCGTCTTCGTGCGCTTCTCGACGGTCCTGGGCTCGCGCGGCTCTGCCGACACGGTCCGCGACACCCGCGGCTTCGCGGTGAAGTTCTACACCGACGAAGGCACGTTCGACCTGGTCGGCAACAACATGCCGGTGTTCTTCATCCAGGACGCGATCAAGTTCCCCGACGTCATCCACGCCGGCAAGCCGCACCCCGACCGGGAGATCCCGCAGGCGCAGTCGGCGCACGACACGTTCTGGGACTTCGTCTCGCTGCACACCGAGGCCACCCACCACGTCTTCTGGAACATGTCCGACCGGGGCATCCCGCGCTCCTACCGCACGATGGAGGGCTTCGGCGTCCACACGTTCCGCCTCGAGAACGCCGCGGGCGAGACCGTGCTCGCCAAGTGGCACTGGAAGCCGGTCGCCGGCGTGCACTCCCTGGTGTGGGAGGAGGCGCAGATCACCGCCGGCATGGACCCCGACTTCCACCGGCGCGACATGGCCGACGGCATCGAGAACGGCGCGTTCCTCGAGTGGGAGCTCGGTCTCCAGCTGCTGCCCGACACCCCTGACGAGATGTTCGAGGGCATCGACCTGCTCGACCCCACCAAGATCGTGCCGGAGGAGCTGGCGCCGGTGCAGCTCGTCGGACGGATGACGCTGAACGCCAACCCGACCAACTACTTCGCCGAGACCGAGCAGGTCGCCTTCCACCTCGGCAACCTCGTGCCCGGCATCCAGGTGACCAACGACCCGCTCCTGCAGGGTCGGCTGTTCTCCTACCTCGACACCCAGCTGACACGGCTGGGAGGCCCCAACTTCACCCAGCTGCCCATCAACCGGCCGCACGCCGACGTCAACGACAACCTGCGCGACGGCATGCACCAGACCGCCGTGCACACCGGGCTGGCGCCGTACCTCCCCAACAGCGTCGACGGCGGCGGCCCCAGGACCGCTGACGCGTCGGAGGGCGCCTACGTGACGCTCCCGACGCCGACGACCGGCGAGAAGGTACGCGGTGCAGCAGTCTCCTTCGACGACCACTTCACCCAGGCGCGCCTCTTCTACGTCAGCCTGACCCCGCTGGAGCAGGACCACGTCGTCGAGGCCTTCACCTTCGAGCTGGCGAAGGTGTTCGAGAAGGGCATCCGCGAGCGCATGCTCGCGAACCTCGCGCGCGTCGACACCGCCCTGGCGGGTCGCGTCGCCGTGGGGCTGGGCCTGCCGGTGCCCGAGGCGGTCGACCTCCCCGAGGTGGCGCCGTCGCCGGCGCTGAGCCAGATCTCGCCGGTGCCCGGTCCGGTCGCCGGTCGCGTGGTCGGCGTCGTGGCCGGCCCTGGCGCCGACCTGGCGGGCATCGCGTCCCTGCGCGACGCCCTGGCCGCGCAGGGCGCCGTGCTGCGGATCATCTCGCCGGTCGCCGGCGAGCTGGCCGACGGCACGCACGTCGAGATCGTCGACCGGGCGCTCTACGCGACGCGGTCCGTGGAGTTCGACGCCGTCGTGGTCGCCGGGGGAGCGGGCAGCCTGCGCCACCCGAAGCTCGACGTCCTGCTGCAGGAGGCCTTCCGCCACCTCAAGCCGCTCGGCGCGTGGGGCGACGGCGCCCTCGTGCTGAGGGCGGCGGGCGTCGCGCCGGAAGCCGCCGGCGTGCTCACCGCCGACGAGGCCGGCGCCGGCTTCGCCGAGCAGCTGGTCACGGCGCTCGGCCTGCACCGGGTCTGGGACCGCGCGCCGCAGGTCGTCCCGCAGCCCGCTCCCTGA
- a CDS encoding DUF7059 domain-containing protein — translation MRRALVDAGYSADGVLDILGPAAQAALERGEGVAGLRRTSRPEVAGSALAALVRLFLLQQRVPEDQVAGALPLDLVVPAGIVAVEDGEVRALVDIRPYGADDGPGDGWYITGDLDSRLDVAVREGAEVRTDHVLGVGGASATLAQLVPRTPVGRALDLGTGGAVQVLHLSKHAREVVATDVLPRALAFARLTAELNGVEVELREGSLTEPVAGEHFDLVVSNPPFVIGAPDVHTYRDAGLPLDTLGRRLLAEVPPLLAPGGTFVMIGDWVRLRGEERFERVRSWLPGAGFDSLVVVRDQEDPASYVSTWLRDAGEHTAPDALERYERWLDGLEGAGVEAVEFGWVVVRRHDGPDSRAEVLDWPHPVEQPVGPWLVERMDAAVVLDGSDDDALLATALRVRDDVRQEQHGAPGDEDPETIVLRQQRGLREARTVSSEVAGVVGACDGDIPLGVLVEAVAQVVEVDVAQLRPQVLGEVRELVRAGFVLV, via the coding sequence CTGCGTCGTGCGCTGGTCGACGCCGGCTACTCGGCCGACGGGGTGCTCGACATCCTCGGCCCGGCCGCGCAGGCCGCGCTCGAGCGCGGCGAGGGGGTCGCGGGCCTGCGACGCACCTCTCGCCCGGAGGTCGCGGGCAGCGCGCTCGCCGCACTCGTACGACTGTTCCTCCTCCAGCAGCGGGTGCCCGAAGATCAGGTGGCGGGCGCACTGCCGCTCGACCTCGTCGTGCCGGCCGGGATCGTCGCCGTCGAGGACGGGGAGGTGCGAGCGCTCGTCGACATCCGCCCCTACGGCGCCGACGACGGCCCGGGCGACGGGTGGTACATCACCGGCGACCTCGACAGCCGCCTCGACGTCGCCGTCCGCGAGGGCGCGGAGGTCCGCACCGACCACGTGCTCGGGGTCGGCGGGGCGAGCGCGACGCTGGCGCAGCTGGTGCCGCGCACCCCTGTCGGCCGGGCGCTCGACCTCGGCACCGGCGGGGCGGTGCAGGTCCTCCACCTGTCCAAGCACGCGCGCGAGGTCGTCGCCACCGACGTCCTGCCCCGGGCGCTCGCCTTCGCCCGGCTGACCGCGGAGCTCAACGGCGTCGAGGTCGAGCTGCGCGAGGGCAGCCTCACCGAGCCGGTGGCGGGCGAGCACTTCGACCTCGTGGTCTCGAACCCGCCGTTCGTCATCGGCGCGCCCGACGTGCACACCTACCGCGACGCCGGCCTGCCGCTCGACACGCTCGGGCGCCGCCTGCTCGCGGAGGTGCCGCCGCTGCTCGCGCCCGGCGGCACGTTCGTCATGATCGGCGACTGGGTGCGGCTGCGCGGCGAGGAGCGGTTCGAGCGCGTACGCAGCTGGCTCCCCGGCGCCGGCTTCGACTCCCTCGTCGTGGTGCGCGACCAGGAGGACCCTGCGTCGTACGTCTCCACCTGGCTGCGCGACGCGGGCGAGCACACCGCGCCGGACGCGCTCGAGCGCTACGAGCGCTGGCTCGACGGGCTCGAGGGCGCCGGTGTCGAGGCGGTCGAGTTCGGCTGGGTCGTGGTCCGCCGCCACGACGGCCCGGACTCGCGCGCCGAGGTGCTCGACTGGCCCCACCCCGTCGAGCAGCCGGTCGGCCCGTGGCTGGTCGAGCGCATGGACGCGGCGGTGGTCCTCGACGGGTCCGACGACGACGCGCTGCTGGCCACGGCCCTGCGGGTGCGCGACGACGTGCGCCAGGAGCAGCACGGCGCACCCGGCGACGAGGACCCCGAGACGATCGTGCTGCGCCAGCAGCGCGGGCTGCGCGAGGCGCGCACGGTGAGCTCCGAGGTGGCCGGGGTGGTCGGCGCCTGCGACGGAGACATCCCGCTCGGCGTCCTCGTCGAGGCAGTGGCCCAGGTGGTCGAGGTCGACGTGGCGCAGCTGCGGCCGCAGGTGCTCGGCGAGGTGCGCGAGCTGGTCCGCGCCGGGTTCGTCCTGGTCTGA
- a CDS encoding sodium-translocating pyrophosphatase — translation MPGVFPSSASPTGALLAADSTRSVSLSGGSLTLVAVVTVIAILSLGAAAYFRQEVLAAGEGTVRMQEIARAVQEGASAYLSRQFRTLGVFVVIVFFVLFALPGDASVRIGRSIFFVVGALFSASIGYFGMSLAVRANVRVAAAARDQGAEPAMKVGFRTGGVVGMATVGLGLLGASVVVLLYRDDAPSVLEGFGFGAALLAMFMRVGGGIFTKAADVGADLVGKVEQGIPEDDPRNAATIADNVGDNVGDCAGMAADLFESYAVTLVAALILGKAAFGEEGLVFPLIVPALGALTAVAGILMTRARQGENGLKAINRAFYASAAIAAVLCTVAAFAYLPGSYGGLHDAFADSDVNPRVVAIFSVLLGIVLAAAILALTGYFTGTDKTPTRDVGRTSLTGPATVVLAGISLGLESAVYTAVVIGAAVYLAFLLGGGSVVVSLFAIALAGCGLLTTVGVIVAMDTFGPVSDNAQGIAEMSGDVTGAGARILTDLDAVGNTTKAITKGIAIATAVLAATALFGSYSDAWQTAFTNARVDESSLSDSVVHSLSLTISDPNVLVGLILGASVVFLFSGLAITAVSRAAGAVVYEVRRQFRDHPGIMTGETRPEYGKVVDICTRDSLRELATPGLLAVMAPIAVGFGLGIGPLAAYLAGAIACGTLMAVFLANAGGAWDNAKKIVEDGAHGGKGSAAHEATVIGDTVGDPFKDTAGPAINPLIKVMNLVAVLIAPAIVKLTVGDDANTGLRIAIAVLALAVIVAAVTVSRRRGIAVGDAEPSARAGATR, via the coding sequence ATGCCCGGGGTCTTCCCCAGTTCCGCCAGCCCGACCGGCGCCCTGCTCGCCGCCGACTCCACGCGGTCGGTGTCGCTGTCCGGCGGCAGCCTGACCCTCGTGGCGGTGGTCACCGTCATCGCGATCCTGTCGCTGGGCGCCGCCGCGTACTTCCGGCAGGAGGTGCTGGCGGCCGGCGAGGGCACGGTGCGCATGCAGGAGATCGCCCGCGCCGTGCAAGAGGGCGCCTCGGCCTACCTGAGCCGGCAGTTCCGCACCCTCGGCGTCTTCGTCGTCATCGTGTTCTTCGTGCTGTTCGCGCTGCCCGGCGACGCGAGCGTCCGCATCGGACGCTCGATCTTCTTCGTCGTCGGCGCGCTGTTCTCGGCCTCGATCGGCTACTTCGGCATGTCGCTGGCCGTGCGCGCCAACGTGCGCGTCGCGGCCGCCGCCCGCGACCAGGGCGCCGAGCCCGCGATGAAGGTCGGCTTCCGCACCGGCGGCGTCGTCGGCATGGCGACGGTCGGCCTCGGCCTGCTGGGCGCCTCGGTCGTCGTGCTGCTCTACCGCGACGACGCCCCCAGCGTGCTCGAGGGCTTCGGCTTCGGAGCTGCGCTGCTGGCGATGTTCATGCGCGTGGGCGGCGGCATCTTCACCAAGGCCGCCGACGTCGGCGCCGACCTGGTCGGCAAGGTCGAGCAGGGCATCCCGGAGGACGACCCGCGCAACGCCGCGACCATCGCCGACAACGTCGGCGACAATGTGGGCGACTGCGCCGGCATGGCCGCCGACCTGTTCGAGTCCTACGCCGTGACGCTGGTCGCCGCGCTCATCCTCGGCAAGGCGGCCTTCGGCGAGGAGGGGCTGGTCTTCCCGCTCATCGTCCCGGCCCTCGGCGCGCTGACCGCGGTCGCCGGCATCCTGATGACCCGCGCCCGCCAGGGCGAGAACGGCCTCAAGGCCATCAACCGGGCGTTCTACGCCTCGGCCGCCATCGCCGCCGTGCTGTGCACGGTCGCGGCGTTCGCCTACCTGCCGGGCTCCTACGGCGGCCTGCACGACGCGTTCGCCGACTCCGACGTCAACCCGCGGGTCGTCGCGATCTTCTCAGTCCTGCTCGGCATCGTGCTGGCGGCCGCGATCCTCGCCCTCACCGGCTACTTCACCGGCACCGACAAGACGCCGACCCGCGACGTCGGGCGCACCTCGCTCACCGGCCCGGCCACGGTCGTGCTCGCCGGCATCAGCCTGGGGCTCGAGTCGGCGGTCTACACCGCCGTCGTCATCGGCGCGGCGGTCTACCTGGCGTTCCTGCTGGGCGGCGGCTCGGTCGTGGTCTCGCTGTTCGCGATCGCCCTGGCCGGCTGCGGCCTGCTCACCACCGTCGGCGTCATCGTGGCGATGGACACCTTCGGCCCGGTCTCCGACAACGCCCAGGGCATCGCCGAGATGTCCGGCGACGTCACCGGTGCCGGCGCCCGGATCCTCACCGACCTCGACGCGGTCGGCAACACCACGAAGGCCATCACCAAGGGCATCGCGATCGCGACCGCCGTGCTCGCGGCGACCGCGCTGTTCGGCTCCTACAGCGACGCGTGGCAGACGGCGTTCACCAACGCCCGGGTCGACGAGTCCTCGCTGAGCGACTCGGTCGTCCACAGCCTGAGCCTGACGATCTCCGACCCCAACGTGCTGGTGGGCCTGATCCTCGGCGCCTCGGTGGTGTTCCTGTTCTCCGGGCTCGCCATCACGGCGGTCTCGCGGGCCGCGGGCGCGGTCGTCTACGAGGTGCGCCGCCAGTTCCGCGACCACCCGGGGATCATGACCGGCGAGACCCGGCCGGAGTACGGCAAGGTCGTCGACATCTGCACCCGCGACTCGCTGCGCGAGCTGGCCACCCCAGGCCTGCTGGCCGTCATGGCGCCGATCGCGGTGGGCTTCGGCCTCGGCATCGGCCCGCTCGCGGCCTACCTCGCCGGCGCCATCGCGTGCGGCACGCTCATGGCGGTCTTCCTGGCCAACGCCGGTGGCGCCTGGGACAACGCCAAGAAGATCGTCGAGGACGGCGCCCACGGCGGCAAGGGCTCGGCCGCCCACGAGGCGACGGTCATCGGCGACACCGTCGGCGACCCGTTCAAGGACACCGCCGGCCCGGCGATCAACCCGCTGATCAAGGTGATGAACCTGGTGGCGGTCCTGATCGCCCCGGCGATCGTCAAGCTGACGGTCGGCGACGACGCCAACACCGGGCTGCGCATCGCCATCGCGGTGCTGGCGCTGGCCGTCATCGTGGCCGCCGTGACGGTGAGCCGCCGTCGCGGGATCGCGGTCGGCGACGCCGAGCCCTCGGCCCGGGCTGGTGCTACCCGCTGA
- a CDS encoding ATP-binding protein, whose protein sequence is METTTVTVRFTALPAHVRTARLVAAAVARRSGVEESVLDEVRLAVGEACSRAVDLHRRHCPGEPVTVALTDGKTSFSVEVVDRAPEQGDAEQTLGRLAEQGGSAVLEPATAAVVEQASSPDAAGYTDEDEQLSDALGLAVISGLVDDLEVTRSATGLALRMTWPLDVPVAAIPAQH, encoded by the coding sequence GTGGAGACGACGACCGTCACCGTGCGGTTCACCGCTCTGCCCGCGCACGTGCGGACCGCCCGGCTGGTCGCCGCGGCGGTCGCGCGTCGCTCGGGGGTCGAGGAGAGCGTCCTCGACGAGGTGCGCCTCGCCGTCGGCGAGGCGTGCTCGCGCGCCGTCGACCTGCACCGGCGCCACTGCCCCGGCGAGCCGGTCACGGTGGCGCTCACCGACGGCAAGACCTCGTTCTCCGTCGAGGTCGTCGACCGCGCCCCCGAGCAGGGCGACGCCGAGCAGACGCTCGGCCGCCTGGCTGAGCAGGGCGGCTCGGCCGTGCTCGAGCCCGCGACGGCCGCGGTCGTCGAGCAGGCGTCCTCCCCCGACGCCGCCGGCTACACCGACGAGGACGAGCAGCTCAGCGACGCTCTGGGGCTCGCTGTCATCTCCGGGCTCGTCGACGACCTCGAGGTGACCCGCAGCGCCACCGGCCTGGCGCTGCGCATGACCTGGCCGCTCGACGTCCCGGTCGCGGCCATCCCCGCACAGCACTAG
- a CDS encoding STAS domain-containing protein: MDLSLSTRPEGDKTVVEVGGEIDVYTAPRLREQLVDLVADGKYHLVVDMERVDFLDSTGLGVLVGGLKRVRAHDGSLRLVCTQERILKIFRITGLTKVFPIHESVEDALAATD; the protein is encoded by the coding sequence GTGGACCTGTCCCTGTCGACTCGCCCCGAGGGTGACAAGACGGTTGTCGAGGTGGGTGGCGAGATCGACGTCTACACCGCCCCGCGCCTGCGCGAGCAGCTCGTCGACCTCGTCGCCGACGGCAAGTACCACCTCGTCGTCGACATGGAGCGGGTGGACTTCCTCGACTCGACCGGCCTGGGCGTGCTCGTCGGCGGCCTCAAGCGCGTCCGCGCGCACGACGGCTCGCTGCGCCTGGTGTGCACCCAGGAGCGCATCCTGAAGATCTTCCGGATCACCGGGCTGACCAAGGTCTTCCCGATCCACGAGTCCGTCGAGGACGCCCTCGCCGCCACGGACTGA
- a CDS encoding DEAD/DEAH box helicase, giving the protein MDAQAPADLSQRPGLRLLETLLQGPGRRERLTSVTQVPAAPGRTRPWPSWVHPDLRAALVARGVAQPWGHQVAAAQAAWDGEHVVLSTGTASGKSLAYLLPALSRSLDAQAAGQRSTTLYLSPTKALAGDQLRTVTGLELNGVRASLYDGDTPSEQRAWVRDWANVVLTNPDMLHVGVLPDHARWVRFLRSLSYVVVDECHAYRGVFGSHVSAVLRRLRRVCARYGAHPTFVLASATVSDPASSARRLTGLEFTEVTEDCSPRGGTVFALWEPPVTEGSGENGAPVRRSATAEAADLLTDLVLDDARTLAFVRSRKAAETVALQCARSLEEAGAGELAGSVAAYRAGYLPEDRRAIERSLKSGALRAVASTNALELGVDICGMDAVVLAGWPGTSASMWQQAGRAGRDGRESLAVLIARDDPLDTFLVRHPDYVVGRPPEATVLDPENPYVLAPHLCAAAAELPLTPEDSAWFGPTMPGLLDALTAGGALRRRPSGWFWTRHERASSLVGLRGTGGAPVRIVERSTGRVLGTVDAAASHSQVHAGAVHVHMGQTFVVHELDLDDGVAVVSAADPDWTTTAREVADLRVLAEETSTPWGDARLSLGTVEVTSQVVAFLRRRVQTGEVLGEHPLDLPPRMLTTKAVWWTVTPEQLVAARLEPADVPGAAHAAEHASIGLLPLFATCDRWDIGGLSTALHPDTGAMTVFVHDGHPGGAGFAERGYSRAAQWLRATRTAIAECPCTTGCPSCVQSPKCGNGNDPLDKAGAVRLLDVVLAGAPV; this is encoded by the coding sequence ATGGACGCCCAGGCGCCCGCGGACCTCTCCCAGCGCCCCGGCCTGCGCCTGCTCGAGACCCTGCTGCAGGGTCCCGGCCGCCGCGAGCGGCTGACCTCGGTCACCCAGGTGCCGGCGGCACCGGGGCGTACGCGGCCCTGGCCTTCCTGGGTGCACCCGGACCTGCGGGCAGCGCTCGTCGCCCGGGGCGTCGCGCAGCCGTGGGGCCACCAGGTGGCCGCGGCGCAGGCGGCCTGGGACGGCGAGCACGTCGTGCTCTCGACGGGCACCGCGTCGGGCAAGTCGCTGGCCTACCTGCTGCCCGCGCTCTCCCGCAGCCTCGACGCGCAGGCCGCGGGGCAGCGCTCGACGACGCTCTACCTGTCCCCCACCAAGGCCCTGGCGGGCGACCAGCTGCGCACCGTCACCGGGCTCGAGCTCAACGGCGTGCGCGCCTCGCTCTACGACGGCGACACCCCGAGCGAGCAGCGTGCGTGGGTGCGCGACTGGGCCAACGTCGTGCTGACCAACCCCGACATGCTCCACGTCGGCGTGCTGCCCGACCACGCGCGGTGGGTGCGCTTCCTGCGCTCGCTGTCGTACGTCGTGGTGGACGAGTGCCACGCCTACCGCGGCGTGTTCGGCTCCCACGTCTCGGCGGTGCTGCGCCGCCTGCGCCGGGTGTGCGCGCGCTACGGCGCCCACCCGACCTTCGTGCTCGCCTCGGCGACGGTGTCCGACCCGGCCAGCTCGGCGCGCCGGCTCACCGGGCTCGAGTTCACCGAGGTGACCGAGGACTGCTCGCCGCGGGGGGGCACGGTCTTCGCCCTGTGGGAGCCCCCGGTCACCGAGGGCAGCGGCGAGAACGGCGCCCCGGTCCGGCGCAGCGCGACCGCGGAGGCGGCCGACCTGCTCACCGACCTCGTGCTCGACGACGCCCGCACGCTCGCCTTCGTGCGCTCGCGCAAGGCCGCCGAGACCGTGGCGCTGCAGTGCGCGCGCTCGCTCGAGGAGGCCGGGGCCGGGGAGCTCGCCGGGTCGGTCGCGGCCTACCGCGCGGGCTACCTCCCCGAGGACCGGCGCGCCATCGAGCGCTCGCTGAAGTCGGGGGCGCTGCGCGCGGTCGCGTCCACCAACGCGCTCGAGCTCGGTGTCGACATCTGCGGCATGGACGCGGTGGTGCTGGCCGGCTGGCCCGGCACCTCCGCCTCGATGTGGCAGCAGGCCGGTCGTGCCGGACGCGACGGCCGGGAGTCGCTGGCCGTGCTGATCGCCCGCGACGACCCGCTCGACACCTTCCTGGTGCGGCACCCCGACTACGTCGTCGGCCGCCCGCCCGAGGCCACGGTGCTCGACCCGGAGAACCCCTACGTCCTGGCCCCCCACCTGTGCGCCGCTGCCGCCGAGCTGCCGCTGACGCCGGAGGACTCGGCGTGGTTCGGCCCGACGATGCCGGGGCTGCTCGACGCGCTCACCGCGGGGGGCGCCCTGCGCCGGCGCCCGAGCGGGTGGTTCTGGACCCGCCACGAGCGGGCCAGCTCGCTCGTCGGGCTGCGCGGCACGGGTGGGGCGCCCGTGCGCATCGTCGAGCGGTCGACGGGGCGCGTGCTGGGCACGGTCGACGCCGCCGCCTCGCACTCGCAGGTGCACGCCGGCGCGGTGCACGTGCACATGGGCCAGACCTTCGTCGTGCACGAGCTCGACCTCGACGACGGGGTGGCTGTCGTGTCCGCGGCAGACCCCGACTGGACGACGACCGCGCGCGAGGTCGCCGACCTGCGCGTCCTCGCCGAGGAGACTTCCACTCCCTGGGGGGACGCGCGCCTGTCGCTGGGCACCGTCGAGGTCACCAGCCAGGTCGTCGCCTTCCTGCGCCGACGCGTCCAGACCGGCGAGGTGCTCGGCGAGCACCCGCTCGACCTCCCGCCGCGGATGCTCACCACCAAGGCGGTGTGGTGGACGGTGACCCCCGAGCAGCTCGTCGCAGCCCGGCTCGAGCCGGCCGACGTGCCAGGTGCGGCGCACGCCGCCGAGCACGCCTCGATCGGCCTGCTGCCGCTGTTCGCGACCTGCGACCGGTGGGACATCGGGGGGCTCTCCACCGCCCTGCACCCCGACACCGGTGCGATGACGGTGTTCGTGCACGACGGCCACCCGGGCGGGGCAGGCTTCGCCGAGCGCGGCTACTCGCGCGCGGCGCAGTGGCTGCGGGCGACCCGCACGGCCATCGCGGAGTGCCCGTGCACGACCGGCTGCCCGTCGTGCGTGCAGTCGCCCAAGTGCGGAAACGGCAACGACCCGCTCGACAAGGCCGGCGCAGTGCGCCTGCTCGACGTCGTCCTTGCCGGCGCGCCGGTCTGA
- a CDS encoding Rv3654c family TadE-like protein: protein MKRRPAPAGRRDEGFATVLAVAVLGVLLAVTGSALLVAAAATARHRAATAADLSALAGAGAPLGADACALAARVAADNGAAVATCDQEAGGAVRVTVSVPVPLLGRAVTAVARAGR, encoded by the coding sequence GTGAAGCGGCGGCCCGCACCGGCCGGTCGCCGCGACGAGGGGTTCGCCACGGTCCTGGCGGTCGCGGTGCTCGGCGTCCTGCTCGCCGTGACGGGCAGCGCGCTGCTGGTCGCGGCGGCGGCGACGGCACGTCACCGGGCTGCTACGGCGGCGGACCTGTCGGCGCTGGCCGGTGCCGGAGCGCCGCTCGGGGCCGACGCGTGCGCCCTCGCCGCCCGCGTCGCCGCCGACAACGGCGCCGCCGTGGCGACCTGCGACCAGGAGGCGGGCGGCGCCGTCCGCGTCACCGTCTCGGTGCCCGTGCCGCTGCTCGGGCGCGCCGTCACTGCCGTCGCGCGGGCGGGGAGGTGA
- a CDS encoding TadE family type IV pilus minor pilin produces the protein MPEGDAGMVTVEAAVVLLAVVLVLAGCLWGLAVGDSQLRVDDAAGLAARAAARGEADDRVRAVALSAAPDGARVVVERSQSSVAVTVVRTVTGPGLLGRLSTTVRRRAVAAREDAVVAVSP, from the coding sequence GTGCCTGAAGGTGACGCCGGGATGGTGACGGTCGAGGCGGCTGTCGTGCTGCTCGCGGTCGTCCTGGTGCTCGCAGGCTGCCTGTGGGGCCTCGCCGTCGGCGACTCGCAGCTGCGGGTCGACGACGCTGCCGGTCTCGCTGCCAGGGCCGCCGCTCGCGGCGAAGCTGACGACCGGGTGCGGGCGGTGGCGCTCTCCGCCGCACCCGACGGTGCCCGGGTCGTGGTCGAGCGCAGCCAGAGCTCCGTGGCCGTCACCGTCGTGCGGACCGTCACAGGGCCCGGGCTGCTCGGCCGGCTGTCGACGACCGTGCGCCGCCGGGCCGTCGCCGCGCGGGAAGACGCGGTCGTGGCGGTGTCGCCGTGA
- a CDS encoding type II secretion system F family protein: MSAALAAGLLAWGGVLLLQPGRAPARRLRRVLPPAGGSARRRRSTGALRARLRRRAAATHAEDDAVLACDLLAACLLAGSPVQTALAVVGASVSRAPGRTGAAEEALPGSVGAALASAASAVRLGAGPAEAAEQMVAAAPALAGVARAVQRSATAGTPLAPALLRLAADSRADQRWRAEARARRVGTYAALPVALCFLPAFVLLGVVPLVVGLGDQLVRL; this comes from the coding sequence GTGAGCGCGGCCCTCGCCGCAGGTCTGCTCGCGTGGGGCGGCGTGCTCCTCCTGCAGCCCGGTCGCGCGCCGGCGAGGCGGCTCCGCCGGGTGCTGCCGCCTGCCGGGGGCTCGGCGCGACGGCGTCGGTCGACCGGCGCCCTGCGCGCCCGGCTGCGGCGGCGGGCGGCGGCCACCCACGCCGAGGACGACGCCGTGCTCGCGTGCGACCTGCTCGCTGCATGCCTGCTGGCCGGCTCTCCCGTGCAGACGGCGTTGGCCGTCGTGGGCGCGTCCGTGAGCCGTGCCCCGGGCAGGACGGGCGCTGCAGAGGAGGCGCTGCCCGGTTCGGTGGGCGCGGCGCTCGCGTCGGCCGCGTCTGCGGTCCGCCTCGGCGCCGGACCGGCGGAGGCGGCCGAGCAGATGGTCGCGGCCGCTCCGGCCCTCGCGGGAGTGGCGCGCGCCGTCCAGCGCAGCGCGACGGCGGGCACGCCACTCGCGCCGGCCCTGCTCCGACTGGCGGCCGACTCACGGGCCGACCAGCGGTGGCGGGCCGAGGCGAGGGCCCGGCGTGTCGGCACCTACGCCGCCCTCCCGGTCGCGCTGTGCTTCCTGCCCGCCTTCGTCCTGCTGGGCGTCGTGCCCCTCGTCGTCGGCCTCGGCGACCAGCTGGTGCGCCTGTGA